A window of Staphylococcus saprophyticus subsp. saprophyticus ATCC 15305 = NCTC 7292 contains these coding sequences:
- a CDS encoding aquaporin, which yields MRKIIAEFLGTFILVFFGTGTAVFMSLSPDNSVGTLGVAIAFGLTIIAAAYAIGDISGGHLNPAVSLGMFLDKRLSLINLFIYTISQTMGAIFATFLIWSISSTLKTDLDQYGANLPGDLSLSGAFLVEVILTFVFVFIVLSVTTTKFIAPNLAVLVIGFTLTMVHLIGIPLTGTSVNPARSIGPALFTGGEALSTLWIFILAPLLGAVIAALTHKILRKPNIQ from the coding sequence ATGAGAAAAATAATAGCAGAATTCTTAGGTACATTTATACTAGTTTTCTTCGGTACAGGAACAGCAGTGTTTATGAGTTTAAGTCCAGATAACAGCGTAGGCACACTTGGTGTCGCAATAGCATTTGGTCTAACAATAATTGCAGCTGCCTATGCAATAGGCGATATCTCTGGAGGTCATTTAAACCCTGCAGTTTCTTTAGGAATGTTTTTAGACAAACGTTTATCCTTAATAAACTTATTCATCTATACAATTTCCCAAACTATGGGCGCAATATTTGCTACATTTTTAATTTGGTCTATATCAAGCACATTAAAAACCGATCTTGACCAATACGGTGCAAACCTTCCTGGAGACCTATCTTTATCAGGTGCATTCTTAGTTGAAGTAATATTAACATTCGTCTTCGTATTCATCGTTTTATCAGTCACGACAACAAAATTTATCGCTCCAAATTTAGCAGTTCTTGTAATAGGTTTTACATTAACTATGGTTCATTTAATAGGTATCCCATTAACTGGTACCTCTGTAAATCCAGCACGAAGTATTGGACCTGCATTATTCACAGGTGGAGAAGCATTATCAACATTATGGATATTTATATTAGCTCCCCTTCTAGGTGCAGTTATTGCAGCTCTAACACATAAAATTTTAAGAAAACCAAACATACAATAA